Proteins found in one Planctomycetes bacterium MalM25 genomic segment:
- the sdhC gene encoding Succinate dehydrogenase cytochrome b558 subunit — translation MSSAASQSPPERSFLERHEFLVRRLHSLSGLIPVGAFMCVHLAVNASVVNGPETFQNSVYGIHALGKLLPLVEWAFIFLPLIFHAVIGVWIIKGGLPNSGAYAYGSNIRYTLQRASGVVALLFILYHVFHMHGWFHWDWWLAMAEPLGGHQFRPFNAPSTAGKALQNPLVMIFYAVGVIACVFHLANGLWTMGITWGVWTSPKAQNRALYACGAFGAALLAVGLTSIAGMVAVGSGEGFQNARQIEDQMYEARVEAGLAPADSHKRAHEEDHAEGDDEAQPDPPEAE, via the coding sequence GTGTCGTCTGCTGCCTCTCAGAGCCCACCCGAGCGTTCGTTCCTCGAGCGGCACGAGTTCCTCGTCCGCCGCCTGCACTCCCTGTCGGGCCTGATCCCGGTCGGCGCCTTCATGTGCGTCCACCTGGCGGTCAACGCGAGCGTGGTCAACGGGCCGGAGACGTTTCAAAACAGCGTCTACGGCATCCACGCGCTGGGCAAGCTGCTGCCGCTGGTCGAGTGGGCCTTCATCTTCCTGCCCCTGATCTTCCACGCCGTGATCGGGGTCTGGATCATCAAGGGGGGCCTGCCCAACTCGGGCGCGTACGCGTACGGCAGCAACATCCGCTACACGCTCCAGCGAGCGAGCGGCGTCGTGGCGTTGCTCTTTATCCTGTACCACGTCTTCCACATGCATGGCTGGTTCCATTGGGACTGGTGGCTGGCGATGGCCGAGCCGCTGGGGGGGCACCAGTTCCGCCCCTTCAACGCCCCGTCGACCGCGGGGAAGGCGCTCCAGAACCCGCTGGTGATGATTTTCTACGCGGTGGGCGTGATCGCCTGCGTGTTCCACCTGGCCAACGGCCTGTGGACGATGGGCATCACCTGGGGCGTCTGGACCAGCCCCAAGGCGCAGAACCGGGCGCTCTATGCCTGCGGGGCGTTCGGCGCCGCGCTGCTGGCGGTCGGGCTGACCTCGATCGCCGGCATGGTCGCCGTCGGCTCGGGCGAGGGCTTCCAGAACGCTCGACAGATCGAAGACCAGATGTACGAAGCCCGCGTCGAGGCGGGCCTCGCGCCGGCCGATTCCCACAAGCGGGCGCACGAAGAAGACCACGCCGAGGGCGACGACGAGGCGCAGCCGGACCCCCCCGAGGCGGAGTGA
- a CDS encoding Bacterial regulatory protein, luxR family has translation MEETREAPSDSLSEADVRRIASLACELAGTPGSLVPKRRYLFDGLADAINASHWLWARRLQDAPSGEPRYAGLLHEGFAAEGLQSLAAAAAHPDIKKVEAGFRDAIARSDRQVTLRLEDYTDLTHWQTSPVRELIERAGVGVVMSSARRLGEKSSSSVVAFYRGLGAKPFSPRDRLLVDVVLDGADWVHADDGLQESEAIDVAGLPRRHMVLLSLLIHGNSRQEIATLMELSINTVNSYTKTLFKHFGVQSQPELMQAFIHGKATSGIPAGPQLSD, from the coding sequence ATGGAAGAAACGCGCGAAGCCCCTTCGGACTCACTCAGCGAGGCCGATGTCCGCCGGATCGCCTCGCTGGCCTGTGAGCTGGCGGGGACGCCCGGCAGCCTGGTGCCGAAGCGGCGGTATCTGTTTGACGGCTTGGCAGACGCGATCAACGCCAGCCATTGGCTGTGGGCCCGACGCCTTCAAGACGCCCCCAGCGGCGAGCCTCGCTACGCGGGCTTGCTGCACGAAGGTTTCGCGGCCGAGGGTTTACAGAGCCTCGCCGCCGCCGCCGCGCACCCCGACATCAAGAAGGTTGAGGCCGGGTTTCGCGACGCGATCGCCCGGAGTGATCGGCAGGTCACCCTTCGCCTGGAGGACTACACCGACCTGACTCACTGGCAGACCAGCCCCGTGCGGGAGCTGATCGAACGGGCGGGGGTTGGCGTGGTGATGAGCAGCGCCCGCCGCCTCGGGGAGAAGTCCAGCTCGAGCGTGGTCGCCTTTTACCGCGGCCTCGGAGCCAAACCGTTTAGCCCGCGTGACCGCCTGCTCGTGGATGTCGTTCTCGACGGGGCGGATTGGGTGCATGCGGACGACGGCCTGCAAGAGAGCGAGGCGATCGATGTCGCCGGGCTCCCCCGCCGGCACATGGTGCTGCTCAGCCTGCTGATCCACGGCAACAGCCGCCAAGAGATCGCCACCCTGATGGAACTGAGCATCAACACGGTCAACAGCTACACCAAGACGCTCTTCAAGCACTTCGGGGTGCAATCGCAGCCTGAGCTCATGCAAGCGTTCATCCATGGCAAGGCGACTAGCGGTATTCCTGCTGGTCCGCAGCTGTCCGACTGA
- the frdB gene encoding Fumarate reductase iron-sulfur subunit, protein MIAPNKDLAKPATFDVRVLRQAGPGRESKWERFRIPYEPNLNVISVLQKIARMAKTAAGEKTAPVAWDCNCLEEVCGACTMVINGRVRQSCSALVDRLLEEKPGEIELRPMSKFPVLRDLVVDRQRMFRALERVDAWVPVDDYLDRGPGPKESQEAQEGRYPLSECMTCGCCLEACPQYTKVELTREPGETDDAFEARRQAAHDGSFLGAQAISQAVLFNDHGTGKMLGDERMEALMGPGGVHACGNSQNCVAVCPKEIPLTTSIARAGRQVTVYSIKKFFDR, encoded by the coding sequence ATGATCGCCCCGAATAAAGACCTGGCGAAGCCCGCCACCTTCGACGTCCGCGTGCTCCGCCAGGCCGGCCCCGGCAGGGAGAGCAAGTGGGAACGGTTCCGCATCCCGTACGAGCCGAACCTGAACGTCATCAGCGTGCTGCAGAAGATCGCCCGCATGGCGAAGACGGCCGCCGGCGAGAAGACGGCCCCCGTCGCCTGGGACTGCAACTGCCTCGAGGAGGTCTGCGGCGCCTGCACGATGGTCATCAACGGCCGCGTGCGGCAGAGCTGCTCCGCCCTGGTCGATCGCCTGCTCGAAGAGAAGCCGGGCGAGATCGAGCTGCGGCCGATGTCGAAGTTCCCCGTGCTCCGCGACCTGGTGGTCGATCGCCAGCGGATGTTCCGGGCGCTGGAGCGCGTTGATGCCTGGGTGCCGGTCGATGACTACCTCGACCGCGGACCCGGCCCGAAGGAGTCGCAGGAGGCCCAAGAGGGTCGTTACCCCCTGTCGGAGTGCATGACCTGCGGCTGCTGCCTCGAGGCGTGTCCGCAGTACACGAAGGTTGAGCTCACCCGCGAGCCGGGCGAGACCGACGACGCCTTCGAGGCCCGCCGCCAAGCGGCTCACGACGGCTCGTTCCTCGGAGCCCAGGCGATCAGCCAAGCCGTGCTGTTCAACGACCACGGCACCGGCAAGATGCTCGGCGACGAGCGGATGGAGGCCCTCATGGGCCCCGGCGGTGTGCACGCCTGTGGCAACTCGCAGAACTGCGTGGCGGTCTGCCCGAAGGAGATCCCGCTCACCACCTCGATCGCCCGCGCCGGGCGGCAGGTGACGGTCTACTCGATCAAGAAGTTTTTCGATCGCTGA
- the frdA gene encoding Fumarate reductase flavoprotein subunit, whose translation MSEQRVLVVGGGLAGLACTMKLAELGVKVDLMSLAPVKRSHSACAQGGINSVNGLTRQQGDNEWKHFDDTVYGGDFLQHQPPVKEMTEWAPRIIDLMDRLGVPFNRTQEGFRDQRRFGGTLYKRTAFAGATTGQQLLYGLDEQVRRRKAEGLVSMYEGWDFLGPVVDDQGRCRGAVAQNLVTMQIRTFKADAVVVASGGCGLLYGRSTMSMACNGSAVSRCVQSGAKYGNGEFIQVHPTAIPGADKLRLMSESARGEGGRVWVPRTPQDSRAAADIPDDERYYFLEERYPEYGNLVPRDIATREIFDVCVNDGLSVESGKQCVYLDLTHIERSELDRKLGGILNIYEKFTGENPRDFPMKIFPAVHYSMGGMWADYVRTAEGGLDPGNPVNQQTHVPGLYAIGECDYHYHGGNRLGANSLLSCIFTGLFVAPGVKAGIESLGAGATDEQFDTLHQKTLAAKQAEHDALLKQAGDDGENPYEIHHLLGEEMTKAATVVRRNDQIEAALGVVNDLGERAKRCSLSDTDAWTNQNVVFTKSLRDMFPLAKALLKGALARDECRGAHFKPDFTMPGLTSEEPAERRRQAESWCDAFEEKNKKWLKSTIATFDDAGEPTISYEEVDTSLIPPRPRLYGLVGAEMIEEVWKERQAVKEAEPAAV comes from the coding sequence ATGAGTGAACAACGAGTCTTGGTGGTCGGTGGCGGCCTGGCGGGCCTCGCCTGCACGATGAAGCTCGCCGAGCTGGGCGTGAAGGTCGATCTGATGAGCCTCGCCCCGGTGAAGCGCTCGCACAGCGCCTGCGCCCAGGGCGGCATCAACAGCGTCAACGGCCTCACCCGTCAGCAGGGCGACAACGAATGGAAGCACTTCGACGACACCGTCTACGGCGGTGACTTCCTCCAGCACCAGCCGCCGGTCAAGGAGATGACCGAGTGGGCGCCCCGGATCATCGACCTGATGGACCGCCTCGGCGTGCCGTTCAACCGGACGCAGGAGGGCTTCCGCGATCAACGCCGCTTCGGCGGCACGCTGTACAAGCGGACCGCTTTCGCCGGCGCCACGACCGGCCAGCAGCTCCTCTACGGCCTCGACGAGCAGGTCCGCCGCCGCAAGGCGGAGGGGCTCGTCAGCATGTACGAGGGGTGGGACTTCCTCGGCCCGGTGGTCGACGACCAGGGCCGCTGCCGCGGCGCAGTCGCCCAGAACCTGGTCACGATGCAGATCCGCACCTTCAAGGCGGACGCCGTCGTGGTCGCCTCGGGCGGGTGCGGCTTGCTGTACGGCCGCAGCACGATGTCGATGGCGTGCAACGGGTCGGCCGTCAGCCGCTGCGTGCAGTCGGGCGCGAAGTACGGCAACGGCGAGTTCATCCAGGTCCACCCCACCGCCATCCCCGGCGCCGACAAGCTCCGCCTGATGAGCGAATCGGCCCGCGGCGAAGGGGGCCGCGTGTGGGTCCCCCGCACGCCGCAGGATTCGCGGGCCGCGGCGGACATCCCCGACGACGAGCGGTACTACTTCCTCGAAGAGCGTTACCCGGAGTACGGCAACCTCGTGCCGCGCGACATCGCGACGCGCGAGATCTTCGACGTCTGCGTGAACGACGGGCTCTCGGTCGAGTCGGGCAAGCAGTGCGTCTACCTCGACCTCACGCACATCGAACGGAGCGAGCTCGATCGCAAGTTGGGCGGCATCCTCAACATCTACGAGAAGTTCACGGGCGAGAACCCGCGCGACTTCCCGATGAAGATCTTCCCCGCCGTCCACTACTCGATGGGCGGCATGTGGGCGGACTACGTCCGGACGGCCGAGGGGGGCCTCGACCCGGGCAACCCGGTCAACCAGCAGACGCACGTCCCCGGCCTCTACGCGATCGGCGAGTGCGATTACCACTACCATGGCGGCAACCGCCTGGGCGCCAACTCACTGCTCTCGTGCATCTTCACGGGCCTCTTCGTGGCGCCCGGCGTGAAGGCGGGCATCGAGTCGCTCGGCGCCGGCGCGACCGACGAGCAATTCGACACGCTGCACCAGAAGACCCTCGCCGCCAAGCAGGCGGAGCACGACGCCCTGCTCAAGCAGGCGGGCGACGACGGCGAGAACCCGTACGAGATCCACCACCTCCTCGGCGAGGAGATGACCAAGGCGGCGACCGTCGTTCGGCGGAACGATCAGATCGAGGCCGCCCTGGGCGTGGTCAACGACCTGGGCGAGCGCGCCAAGCGCTGCAGCCTGTCGGACACCGACGCCTGGACCAACCAGAACGTCGTGTTCACGAAGTCGCTGCGAGACATGTTCCCGCTCGCGAAAGCCCTGCTCAAAGGCGCGCTGGCCCGGGACGAGTGCCGCGGCGCCCACTTCAAGCCCGACTTCACGATGCCCGGCCTCACCTCCGAAGAGCCCGCCGAACGCCGCCGCCAGGCGGAGTCGTGGTGCGACGCGTTCGAGGAGAAGAACAAGAAGTGGCTGAAGAGCACGATCGCCACGTTCGACGACGCCGGCGAACCGACCATCAGCTATGAAGAGGTCGACACCTCGCTGATCCCGCCCCGCCCCCGCCTGTACGGTTTGGTGGGCGCCGAGATGATCGAGGAAGTGTGGAAAGAACGCCAAGCCGTGAAAGAGGCCGAACCGGCCGCGGTTTAA